Proteins encoded together in one Streptomyces sp. TLI_171 window:
- a CDS encoding carbohydrate kinase, with the protein MAEPTTADVDFLVIGECVADIVRTPGRPDRPHAGGSPANVAYGLALLGRRTALLTQLGDDPYGMLIRSHLESGGVDVRTDGRTVSTPTAIVTLDAEGRASYEFAIDWSLAPVALPRARHVHLGSLASVQEPGAAVARRLLREARTAGSTVSYDPNVRPALFGDRLSGVAAVEHCVALSDLVKASDEDLAWLYPGIPVRDSAARWLTLGPAAVVVTRGGDGAFALTATGETTVLAPTTAVVDTVGAGDSFMSALLATLDGPDTLPAALRTAATAAAVTVSRAGANPPTARELAAARRP; encoded by the coding sequence ATGGCCGAGCCCACCACCGCAGACGTCGACTTCCTCGTCATCGGCGAGTGCGTCGCCGACATCGTCCGCACCCCGGGCCGTCCGGACCGGCCGCACGCCGGCGGCAGCCCCGCCAACGTCGCGTACGGGCTCGCGCTCCTGGGCCGGCGCACCGCCCTGCTCACCCAGCTCGGCGACGACCCCTACGGCATGCTGATCCGCAGTCACCTGGAGAGCGGCGGCGTCGACGTCCGCACGGACGGCCGAACGGTCTCCACCCCCACGGCGATCGTCACCCTCGACGCCGAGGGCCGGGCCTCCTACGAGTTCGCGATCGACTGGAGCCTCGCGCCGGTCGCGCTGCCGCGCGCCCGGCACGTCCACCTCGGCTCGCTGGCCTCGGTGCAGGAACCGGGCGCGGCCGTCGCCCGCCGGCTGCTCCGGGAGGCCCGCACCGCCGGGTCCACCGTGTCCTACGACCCCAACGTCCGCCCCGCCCTGTTCGGCGACCGCCTGTCCGGGGTCGCCGCCGTCGAGCACTGCGTGGCCCTCAGCGACCTGGTGAAGGCCAGCGACGAGGACCTCGCCTGGCTCTACCCCGGCATCCCCGTCCGGGACAGCGCCGCCCGCTGGCTCACCCTCGGCCCCGCCGCCGTCGTCGTGACCCGGGGCGGCGACGGCGCGTTCGCGCTCACCGCCACCGGCGAGACCACCGTGCTCGCCCCCACCACCGCCGTGGTCGACACCGTCGGCGCCGGAGACTCCTTCATGTCCGCGCTGCTGGCGACCCTCGACGGCCCCGACACCCTCCCCGCGGCCCTCCGCACCGCCGCCACCGCCGCCGCCGTCACCGTCTCCCGGGCCGGCGCCAACCCGCCGACCGCCCGCGAACTCGCCGCCGCCCGGCGCCCGTGA
- a CDS encoding ATP-dependent endonuclease, which yields MADMRAFRDAVIRRAAGGPGATGPVPGDGVRAAVLVEGPSDVAAVEALAARQGRDLAAEGVCVVPMGGAMSVARFAELLGPAGSGVRLGGLCDANEQGFYERGLARAGVPWEGFFVCRADLEDELVRALGVPRVVELLREEGDLTAWETFGRQPAQRGRPAEQRMRRFLGTKKGRKIRYGRLLAEALEPEQAPAPLDGLLRYL from the coding sequence ATGGCAGACATGCGGGCGTTCCGGGACGCGGTGATCAGGCGGGCAGCGGGAGGACCCGGTGCGACCGGGCCGGTGCCCGGGGACGGGGTGCGGGCGGCGGTGCTGGTGGAGGGGCCGAGCGACGTGGCGGCCGTGGAGGCGCTGGCGGCCCGTCAGGGGCGGGACCTGGCGGCCGAGGGGGTGTGCGTGGTGCCGATGGGCGGGGCGATGAGCGTGGCGCGGTTCGCCGAGCTGTTGGGGCCGGCCGGATCCGGGGTGCGCCTCGGCGGCCTCTGCGATGCCAACGAACAGGGCTTCTACGAGCGGGGGCTGGCGCGCGCCGGGGTGCCCTGGGAGGGGTTCTTCGTGTGCCGGGCGGACCTGGAGGACGAGCTGGTCCGGGCGCTCGGGGTGCCGCGGGTGGTGGAACTCCTGCGGGAGGAGGGGGACCTGACGGCGTGGGAGACCTTCGGCCGTCAGCCGGCGCAGCGCGGGCGGCCGGCGGAGCAGCGGATGCGGCGGTTCCTCGGGACGAAGAAAGGGCGGAAGATCCGCTACGGGCGGCTGCTGGCGGAGGCCCTGGAGCCGGAGCAGGCGCCCGCGCCGCTGGACGGTCTGCTCCGGTACCTGTGA
- a CDS encoding alpha/beta hydrolase, producing the protein MSESSNSRTANGNRAHRVRRTSAAVALAAATTLLLGTVAAVPASAADHSWIEQTVTLAATPAPGPADTQFVHVLKVGPADAHRVLVLIPGRGEAAGGLRLVAESLARATPGLQVWAVDRREQALADLSGFRGSPDRATAYYESDAYRTQDAARDGYLADWGLATELGDVRKVVLAASDHGRRSVVLGGHSLGATAVLDYAAWDFDGTPGYRDLDGLVVVDGGVRDALSGAGIDFSLTADQAAAWREQIAAGQVFDNATSVYTGFGDRPEAAAVWYELAADWALKDPHGASAIQDQVPAAHRPPQRVTNAGLLGWMLDQHAPLPGYSVHSGHLDAAGDWVDAGPTPLARVAEGMAGSKPAAWEWYSPNRLALDYFASSAFTDNEVARSQGLRLFHTKDIDIPLYAFQSDLTHGTVGSSARAVAADTRIPSVDVATDESMTHLDILFADPAHNSFVRTAAAFLAGLPR; encoded by the coding sequence ATGTCCGAGTCCTCCAACTCCCGCACCGCGAACGGCAACAGAGCCCACCGCGTCCGCCGGACCAGCGCCGCCGTCGCACTGGCCGCCGCCACCACCCTGCTGCTCGGGACCGTCGCCGCCGTCCCGGCGAGCGCCGCCGACCACAGCTGGATCGAACAGACCGTCACCCTGGCCGCCACCCCCGCGCCCGGCCCGGCCGACACCCAGTTCGTCCACGTGCTCAAGGTCGGCCCGGCCGACGCCCACCGCGTGCTGGTGCTGATCCCCGGCCGCGGCGAGGCCGCCGGCGGCCTGCGGCTGGTCGCCGAGTCGCTCGCCCGGGCCACCCCGGGCCTGCAGGTCTGGGCGGTCGACCGCCGCGAGCAGGCGCTCGCCGACCTGAGCGGCTTCCGCGGCAGCCCCGACCGGGCCACCGCCTACTACGAGAGCGACGCGTACCGCACCCAGGACGCCGCCCGGGACGGCTACCTGGCCGACTGGGGCCTGGCCACCGAACTGGGCGACGTCCGCAAGGTGGTGCTGGCCGCCTCCGACCACGGCCGCCGCTCGGTCGTCCTCGGCGGTCACTCGCTCGGCGCCACCGCCGTCCTGGACTACGCCGCCTGGGACTTCGACGGCACCCCCGGCTACCGCGACCTCGACGGCCTGGTGGTCGTCGACGGCGGCGTCCGGGACGCCCTCAGCGGCGCCGGCATCGACTTCAGCCTCACCGCCGACCAGGCCGCCGCCTGGCGCGAGCAGATCGCCGCCGGCCAGGTCTTCGACAACGCCACCAGCGTCTACACCGGGTTCGGCGACCGCCCCGAGGCCGCCGCCGTCTGGTACGAGCTCGCCGCCGACTGGGCCCTGAAGGACCCGCACGGCGCCTCCGCCATCCAGGACCAGGTCCCGGCCGCGCACCGCCCGCCGCAGCGCGTCACCAACGCCGGCCTGCTCGGCTGGATGCTCGACCAGCACGCCCCGCTGCCCGGCTACTCCGTGCACTCCGGCCACCTCGACGCCGCCGGCGACTGGGTCGACGCCGGCCCGACCCCGCTCGCCCGGGTCGCCGAGGGCATGGCGGGCAGCAAGCCCGCCGCCTGGGAGTGGTACTCCCCCAACCGGCTGGCCCTCGACTACTTCGCGTCCTCCGCGTTCACCGACAACGAGGTCGCCCGCTCCCAGGGCCTGCGGCTGTTCCACACCAAGGACATCGACATCCCGCTGTACGCCTTCCAGTCCGACCTCACCCACGGGACCGTCGGCAGCTCGGCCCGCGCCGTCGCCGCCGACACCCGCATCCCGTCCGTCGACGTCGCCACCGACGAGTCGATGACCCACCTGGACATCCTCTTCGCGGACCCCGCCCACAACAGCTTCGTCCGCACCGCCGCCGCCTTCCTGGCCGGCCTGCCCCGCTGA
- a CDS encoding MFS transporter, whose amino-acid sequence MSTRTLPPEGGRTSTGAVLAAVCLAGVLLPVSLTGASVALPSIGTDLGSGLAAVQWVVNGYDLTFASIMLAAGSLADLFGRKRMFGGGLAVFVLCSLLGALAPNILVLDIVRALAGVGAAGVLTAGSAILAQTFDGAARAKAFAMLGTAFGVGIAFGPVLSGLEVSSIGWRGMFLSHALVGGFVLAVLLRHVKESRSPEGGRVDWAGTFTFTGSLFLFILALIQGPQWGWGNPLVIAALVGCVLGLAAFAVVEKRQQRPMFDVTLFTKPRFVAISLVPVVLAFGFTAVLMFLPSYFMSVDGSSASDAGLVLMFLTVPTLVLPMVGGSLTQKLSNRLVLSASLLVTAVGAAWLTVIGPGSSVLALAGPLITIGVGFGIPLGILDGAAISTVEPGRAGMAAGMFNTMRLAGEVVAIAAMGSLLVSVAQNKLADGIDRFTGTYDGTSGSLANDLVQGNLSTTVGNVPAGSRDTFTAFAANGYTTALHTSLWLLAAICAVGAVGIALLLKDRPGAVGNLPVADATEAEAPAQPIAA is encoded by the coding sequence ATGTCCACACGCACTCTTCCGCCCGAGGGCGGCCGGACCAGCACCGGAGCGGTGCTGGCCGCGGTCTGCCTGGCCGGCGTCCTGCTCCCGGTCTCACTGACCGGCGCCTCCGTCGCCCTGCCCAGCATCGGCACCGACCTCGGCAGCGGCCTGGCTGCGGTGCAGTGGGTGGTCAACGGCTACGACCTGACCTTCGCCAGCATCATGCTGGCCGCCGGCTCGCTGGCCGACCTGTTCGGCCGCAAGCGGATGTTCGGCGGTGGCCTGGCCGTCTTCGTGCTCTGCTCGCTGCTCGGCGCGCTCGCCCCGAACATCCTGGTCCTGGACATCGTCCGGGCCCTGGCCGGCGTCGGCGCGGCCGGCGTGCTCACCGCCGGATCGGCGATCCTCGCCCAGACCTTCGACGGCGCCGCCCGCGCCAAGGCGTTCGCCATGCTCGGCACCGCGTTCGGCGTCGGCATCGCGTTCGGTCCGGTGCTCTCCGGCCTGGAGGTCAGCTCCATCGGCTGGCGCGGCATGTTCCTCAGCCACGCCCTGGTCGGCGGCTTCGTGCTCGCCGTCCTGCTCCGCCACGTCAAGGAGTCCCGCTCCCCCGAGGGCGGCCGGGTCGACTGGGCCGGCACCTTCACCTTCACCGGCAGCCTGTTCCTGTTCATCCTCGCCCTGATCCAGGGCCCGCAGTGGGGCTGGGGCAACCCGCTGGTGATCGCCGCCCTGGTCGGCTGCGTCCTCGGCCTCGCCGCCTTCGCGGTGGTCGAGAAGCGTCAGCAGCGCCCGATGTTCGACGTCACGCTGTTCACCAAGCCGCGGTTCGTCGCCATCTCGCTGGTTCCGGTGGTGCTCGCCTTCGGCTTCACCGCGGTGCTGATGTTCCTGCCCTCGTACTTCATGTCGGTGGACGGCTCCAGCGCCAGCGACGCCGGCCTGGTCCTGATGTTCCTCACCGTCCCGACCCTGGTGCTGCCGATGGTCGGCGGCTCGCTCACCCAGAAGCTCTCCAACCGCCTGGTGCTCAGCGCCTCGCTGCTGGTCACCGCCGTCGGCGCGGCCTGGCTGACCGTCATCGGCCCCGGCTCCTCGGTGCTCGCCCTGGCCGGGCCGCTGATCACCATCGGCGTCGGCTTCGGCATCCCGCTGGGCATCCTGGACGGCGCCGCGATCTCCACCGTCGAGCCCGGCCGGGCCGGCATGGCCGCGGGCATGTTCAACACCATGCGCCTGGCCGGCGAGGTCGTCGCCATCGCCGCGATGGGCTCGCTGCTGGTCTCCGTCGCCCAGAACAAGCTCGCCGACGGTATCGACCGGTTCACCGGCACCTACGACGGCACCTCCGGCTCGCTCGCCAACGACCTGGTCCAGGGCAACCTGAGCACCACCGTCGGCAACGTCCCGGCCGGCAGCCGCGACACCTTCACCGCCTTCGCCGCGAACGGCTACACCACCGCCCTGCACACCTCGCTCTGGCTGCTCGCCGCGATCTGCGCGGTCGGCGCCGTCGGCATCGCCCTGCTGCTCAAGGACCGCCCCGGCGCGGTCGGGAACCTGCCGGTCGCGGACGCCACCGAGGCCGAGGCCCCGGCCCAGCCGATCGCCGCCTGA
- a CDS encoding carboxymuconolactone decarboxylase family protein gives MTAQTATATAAPAAAGTAAASRYERGIALLEKAYGVDATAQTVSYLDTLSPDYSRYLVEAGFADVYGREAIDQRGREVINIIAMASLGGLEGQLQRHIEAALGLGTSPTEIVETLFHLSLIIGHPRANAALAVAKTVFDTLEVNPVPTKAA, from the coding sequence ATGACCGCTCAGACCGCCACCGCCACCGCCGCTCCCGCCGCCGCCGGCACCGCCGCCGCCTCTCGCTACGAGCGCGGGATCGCCCTGCTGGAGAAGGCGTACGGCGTGGACGCGACCGCCCAGACCGTCAGCTACCTGGACACCCTGAGCCCCGACTACTCCCGCTACCTGGTGGAGGCCGGCTTCGCCGACGTCTACGGCCGGGAGGCCATCGACCAGCGCGGCCGCGAGGTCATCAACATCATCGCGATGGCCTCGCTCGGCGGCCTGGAGGGGCAGCTGCAGCGCCACATCGAGGCGGCGCTGGGCCTGGGCACCTCGCCGACCGAGATCGTCGAGACGCTGTTCCACCTGAGCCTGATCATCGGTCACCCGCGGGCCAACGCCGCGCTGGCCGTCGCCAAGACCGTCTTCGACACCCTCGAGGTCAACCCCGTTCCCACCAAGGCCGCCTGA
- a CDS encoding ACP S-malonyltransferase, with protein MDQRADRIALMFPGQGAQRPGMGLPWLDSPHWRVVDAISQRVGRDVGALLIDADAETLRRTDNAQLATFTLEMVILQAVRLAVPELPVAACAGHSLGEYGALVAAGVLKIEDAAVVVAARGSAMADAARAVDGTMAVLIGGDIESAVRLTQGLRADGVQVWPANLNGPAQTVVSGTRDGIDVLTDRAGQEGFRVTRIPVGGAFHSPLMQSAQQRLAAALDGIALRSARVPVVANVDGQVHGGDPVEWQQLMVRQVVEPVQWDRTVRTLVGPACGATALVELGPGAVLGGLARRIVPGVPAAAVGTPEQVAALAERFTAAAV; from the coding sequence ATGGACCAGCGGGCCGACCGGATCGCCCTGATGTTCCCCGGCCAGGGCGCGCAGCGCCCCGGCATGGGCCTGCCCTGGCTGGACAGCCCGCACTGGCGGGTGGTCGACGCGATCTCGCAGCGCGTCGGCCGCGACGTCGGCGCCCTGCTGATCGACGCCGACGCGGAGACCCTGCGCCGTACCGACAACGCTCAACTCGCCACCTTCACCCTGGAGATGGTGATCCTTCAGGCGGTCAGGCTGGCCGTCCCGGAACTGCCGGTGGCGGCCTGCGCGGGCCACAGCCTGGGCGAGTACGGGGCGCTGGTCGCGGCCGGCGTGCTGAAGATCGAGGACGCGGCCGTGGTGGTCGCCGCCCGCGGCTCGGCGATGGCGGACGCGGCGCGGGCCGTGGACGGCACCATGGCGGTGCTGATCGGCGGCGACATCGAGAGCGCCGTCCGGCTGACCCAGGGGCTGCGCGCCGACGGCGTGCAGGTGTGGCCGGCGAACCTCAACGGCCCCGCCCAGACGGTGGTCTCCGGCACCCGGGACGGCATCGACGTGCTCACCGACCGGGCCGGGCAGGAAGGCTTCCGGGTCACCCGGATCCCGGTCGGCGGGGCCTTCCACTCCCCGCTGATGCAGTCCGCGCAGCAGCGGCTGGCCGCCGCCCTGGACGGGATCGCGCTGCGCAGCGCCCGCGTCCCCGTGGTGGCGAACGTGGACGGCCAGGTGCACGGCGGCGACCCGGTGGAGTGGCAGCAGCTGATGGTCCGCCAGGTCGTCGAGCCGGTCCAGTGGGACCGCACCGTCCGCACCCTGGTCGGCCCCGCCTGCGGGGCCACCGCGCTCGTCGAACTGGGCCCGGGCGCCGTCCTCGGCGGCCTGGCCCGCCGGATCGTGCCGGGCGTCCCGGCCGCCGCCGTGGGCACCCCGGAGCAGGTCGCCGCCCTGGCCGAACGCTTCACCGCCGCCGCGGTCTGA
- a CDS encoding helix-turn-helix domain-containing protein produces the protein MLDVLGLEADDERVYRALLGRPNSTAVSLSDLLVLAPARVDRALSRLVGWGLVTRSTDQRFTAAPPAMALGALIGQRRDGLRMAEHALAAFAEEHRAAMTGSSISDLIEVVTGVDAIRHRFLQVQQAARTEVRTFITAPFVALPPEENTAEPIAIGRGVQFRAVLDRAVLAEPGIIDDAIDSLRNGVQLRVADRLPMKLVLADADLGLVPLAVTPDGEPGAVLLHRSGLLDAMDALFETVWQTAHPLELSATGGEAETTVELGADGPTDLDRKILALLLAGLTDPTAATQLGLSPRTLHRRLRHLMDTAGVRTRMQLGGYAVRHGWVKPH, from the coding sequence ATGCTGGATGTTCTGGGCCTCGAAGCCGATGACGAGCGCGTCTACCGGGCGCTCCTCGGCCGGCCGAACTCCACCGCGGTGTCGCTGTCGGATCTGCTCGTTCTCGCACCGGCCCGCGTGGACCGGGCACTGTCCCGCCTGGTGGGGTGGGGACTGGTGACCAGGTCGACGGACCAGCGGTTCACCGCCGCGCCGCCGGCGATGGCGCTCGGCGCCCTCATCGGCCAGCGCCGAGACGGACTGCGCATGGCCGAGCACGCACTGGCGGCCTTCGCCGAGGAACACCGGGCGGCGATGACCGGGAGCAGCATCAGCGATCTGATCGAGGTGGTCACCGGCGTCGACGCCATCCGCCATCGCTTCCTCCAGGTGCAGCAGGCAGCCCGCACGGAGGTCCGCACGTTCATCACCGCACCGTTCGTCGCCCTGCCGCCCGAGGAGAACACGGCCGAGCCCATCGCCATCGGGCGCGGCGTGCAGTTCCGGGCGGTACTGGACCGGGCCGTGCTGGCGGAGCCCGGCATCATCGACGACGCGATCGATTCACTGCGCAACGGCGTGCAGTTGCGCGTCGCCGACCGGCTGCCGATGAAGCTCGTACTGGCCGACGCCGACCTCGGCCTGGTCCCGCTCGCGGTCACACCGGACGGAGAGCCCGGCGCCGTGCTGTTGCACCGCAGCGGCCTGCTGGACGCGATGGACGCGCTGTTCGAGACGGTGTGGCAGACCGCCCACCCGCTGGAGCTGTCGGCCACCGGCGGCGAAGCCGAGACCACCGTCGAGCTCGGCGCGGACGGCCCGACCGACCTCGACCGGAAGATCCTCGCGCTCCTGCTGGCCGGCCTGACCGACCCGACGGCCGCGACACAGCTCGGTCTCTCACCGCGCACGCTGCACCGACGCCTGCGCCACCTCATGGACACGGCCGGAGTGCGGACCCGGATGCAGCTCGGTGGTTACGCCGTCCGACACGGCTGGGTGAAGCCGCACTGA
- a CDS encoding helix-turn-helix domain-containing protein produces MDRREELSDFLRTRRARVQPESVGLRRQSRGRAPGLRREDVAQLAGVSVDYYTRIEQGRGRNPSPEILAAIGRALNLDEDEQRHLEALALTEARPARAPQRGGERVRPGVQRLLDAFSATTPAFVLGRRMDVIAWNPLAAALIADFGALPAARRNMVWLAFMDPAAREFYRDWEEVARESIAHLRLACGRYPDDAALAALVGELSVKSEDFRRLWSKHDVKEKGFGRKRLYHRSVGELELDYEAFALSDGGGKTLVTYTAEAGSSSEQALQLLGVVGVPDVVAI; encoded by the coding sequence ATGGACCGACGCGAAGAACTCTCCGATTTCCTGCGCACCCGCCGTGCCCGGGTGCAGCCCGAGTCCGTCGGCCTGCGCCGGCAGTCCCGCGGCCGGGCCCCGGGCCTGCGTCGCGAGGACGTGGCCCAGCTGGCCGGCGTGAGCGTGGACTACTACACCCGGATCGAGCAGGGCCGCGGCCGCAACCCCTCGCCGGAGATCCTGGCCGCGATCGGCCGGGCGCTGAACCTGGACGAGGACGAGCAGCGCCACCTGGAGGCGCTCGCCCTCACCGAGGCCCGCCCCGCGCGTGCGCCGCAGCGCGGCGGCGAGCGGGTCCGCCCCGGCGTGCAGCGGCTGCTGGACGCGTTCTCCGCCACCACGCCCGCCTTCGTGCTGGGGCGGCGGATGGACGTGATCGCCTGGAACCCGCTGGCGGCCGCACTGATCGCCGACTTCGGCGCGCTGCCCGCCGCCCGCCGCAACATGGTCTGGCTGGCCTTCATGGACCCGGCCGCGCGCGAGTTCTACCGGGACTGGGAGGAGGTGGCCCGGGAGTCCATCGCGCACCTGCGGCTGGCCTGCGGCCGGTACCCCGACGACGCGGCGCTGGCCGCGCTGGTCGGCGAACTCTCGGTCAAGAGCGAGGACTTCCGGCGGCTGTGGTCCAAGCACGACGTCAAGGAGAAGGGCTTCGGGCGCAAGCGCCTGTACCACCGCTCGGTGGGCGAACTGGAACTGGACTACGAGGCGTTCGCGCTCTCCGACGGTGGCGGGAAGACCCTGGTCACCTACACCGCGGAGGCCGGGAGCAGCTCGGAGCAGGCCCTGCAACTGCTCGGCGTGGTAGGGGTCCCTGATGTGGTAGCCATCTGA
- a CDS encoding beta-ketoacyl synthase N-terminal-like domain-containing protein, whose translation MAATVDTRAIAVVGMTGRFPTAPDVAALAGLLAGGGTAVREFTPAELAAARVPAEVLPDPRYVPSGAPLEGVELFDADFFGMTDREADLTDPQQRLFLEGVWTALEEAGLGIDEQDGRIGVFGSAGPSTYLVNNLLQNPATRAQGLNPALLLGNDADFVATRAVTRLGLSGPGTSVGEDGSLLAVHLACEALRAGECDIAVAGGAAVRVPQTAGHWAVDPETGHAFEPRGNACALVVLRRYPEALAAGDRIHAVIRGTAIVEHPVGPGPSGLDRLLAGAGLPTGGLGHLDVHSADGRPVDAARLAALVTSPGPSRWRLGEPTAARLGHLGTAAGVTGLIASALLLRAAEAAPADGESDRAAAAAHRATGQAAGDPTAARAAESGTAPGRNAEPAGPGPEADPTAGRVAAADTAPTAGPPAEAGAVPGGATEFAPGAGPTAGRVDAGGGGRVPRAVAGDRVPQARGRGRGVDAACVATLGTGSADVYCLLVAPPVRERGEVPSGAYLVPLSAADRTGLRESARDLLRHLDRQPAVRVDDLVRTLAEARPELPHRVLLRATDTAGLRAALREYLATGRAADPGPPAGRWLTGAQVRTESFGDLRNARRTAVPARPLRRRRHWIEPGPVERPAPAARQQPRPGLLRERTLLRLRPGTGERDLFLIHPAGGSVFCYQNLLAHSGYPGTVWALSFPVARIAELGSVPALARAHLEEIRRVRPRGPYLLGGYSFGGTVAYEVARILQQEGEQVEHLVLLDALPPEAYPKPKLAEFLAAVPEFGRSVLGLADLPDGPAPTGFDEAVELLRQPGWNAQTTAEYRVFLEVFWANCRALAKYRAGGSRLRVPATLVRAASPEPPEVFTRLGVRAETADRWPQRFDRPPRTVLVPGDHYTMVHHPEHRRALAAALDEALSTRS comes from the coding sequence ATGGCCGCAACCGTCGACACCCGCGCCATCGCCGTGGTCGGCATGACCGGCCGCTTCCCCACCGCACCCGACGTCGCCGCCCTCGCCGGGCTGCTGGCCGGCGGCGGCACGGCCGTCCGGGAGTTCACCCCCGCCGAGCTCGCCGCCGCCCGGGTGCCCGCGGAGGTCCTGCCCGACCCCCGCTACGTGCCCAGCGGCGCACCGCTGGAAGGCGTCGAACTCTTCGACGCCGACTTCTTCGGCATGACCGACCGCGAGGCCGACCTCACCGACCCCCAGCAGCGCCTGTTCCTCGAAGGCGTCTGGACCGCCCTGGAGGAAGCCGGCCTCGGCATCGACGAACAGGACGGCCGGATCGGCGTGTTCGGCAGCGCCGGACCCAGCACCTACCTGGTCAACAACCTGCTGCAGAACCCCGCCACCCGCGCCCAGGGCCTCAACCCCGCGCTGCTGCTCGGCAACGACGCCGACTTCGTCGCCACCCGCGCCGTCACCCGCCTCGGCCTCAGCGGCCCCGGCACCTCGGTCGGCGAGGACGGTTCGCTGCTCGCCGTCCACCTCGCCTGCGAGGCCCTGAGGGCCGGCGAGTGCGACATCGCGGTGGCCGGCGGCGCGGCCGTCCGCGTCCCGCAGACCGCCGGCCACTGGGCCGTCGACCCCGAGACCGGACACGCCTTCGAACCCCGCGGCAACGCCTGCGCGCTGGTGGTGCTGCGCCGCTACCCCGAAGCACTGGCCGCCGGCGACCGCATCCACGCGGTGATCCGCGGCACCGCGATCGTCGAACACCCCGTCGGGCCCGGCCCCTCCGGACTCGACCGCCTCCTGGCCGGCGCCGGCCTCCCCACCGGCGGCCTCGGCCACCTCGACGTGCACAGCGCCGACGGCCGCCCCGTCGACGCCGCCCGCCTCGCCGCCCTGGTCACGTCCCCCGGCCCGTCCCGCTGGCGCCTGGGCGAACCCACCGCCGCCCGCCTCGGCCACCTCGGCACCGCCGCCGGCGTCACGGGACTGATCGCCTCCGCCCTGCTGCTGCGCGCCGCCGAAGCGGCCCCCGCGGACGGGGAGTCGGACAGGGCGGCCGCCGCAGCCCACCGGGCGACCGGGCAAGCCGCAGGGGACCCGACGGCCGCCCGGGCGGCCGAATCCGGGACTGCGCCCGGCCGGAACGCAGAGCCTGCGGGGCCGGGACCCGAGGCGGACCCGACGGCCGGCAGGGTCGCCGCGGCCGACACCGCCCCGACGGCCGGCCCGCCCGCCGAGGCCGGGGCTGTGCCCGGCGGTGCCACGGAGTTCGCACCCGGAGCGGGCCCGACGGCCGGCCGGGTGGATGCCGGCGGGGGCGGGCGGGTGCCTCGGGCGGTGGCCGGTGACCGGGTGCCGCAGGCGCGCGGACGGGGGCGTGGGGTGGACGCGGCGTGCGTGGCCACGCTGGGGACCGGGAGCGCCGACGTGTACTGCCTGCTGGTCGCGCCGCCGGTCCGGGAGCGGGGCGAAGTGCCGAGCGGGGCCTACCTGGTGCCGCTGTCGGCGGCGGACCGGACGGGGTTGCGGGAGTCGGCGCGCGACCTGCTGCGGCACCTGGACCGGCAGCCCGCGGTCCGGGTCGACGACCTGGTGCGGACGCTCGCCGAGGCGCGGCCGGAGCTGCCCCACCGGGTCCTGCTGCGGGCCACGGACACCGCCGGCCTGCGAGCCGCGCTGCGGGAGTACCTGGCGACCGGTCGGGCCGCCGATCCGGGACCGCCCGCCGGGCGGTGGCTGACGGGGGCCCAGGTCCGCACCGAGAGCTTCGGCGACCTGCGCAACGCGCGCCGGACCGCCGTCCCGGCCCGGCCGCTGCGCCGCCGCCGGCACTGGATCGAGCCCGGCCCGGTCGAGCGGCCCGCCCCGGCGGCCCGGCAGCAGCCGCGGCCGGGACTGCTGCGGGAGCGGACGCTGCTGCGGCTGCGCCCCGGGACGGGGGAACGGGACCTGTTCCTGATCCACCCGGCGGGCGGCAGCGTGTTCTGCTACCAGAACCTGCTGGCGCACAGCGGCTACCCGGGAACGGTGTGGGCGCTGTCCTTCCCGGTCGCCCGGATCGCCGAACTGGGCAGCGTTCCCGCGCTGGCCCGGGCCCACCTGGAGGAGATCCGCCGGGTCCGCCCGCGCGGCCCGTACCTGCTCGGCGGGTACTCGTTCGGCGGGACGGTCGCCTACGAGGTGGCCCGGATCCTGCAGCAGGAGGGCGAGCAGGTCGAGCACCTGGTGCTGCTGGACGCCCTGCCCCCGGAGGCGTACCCGAAGCCGAAGCTCGCCGAATTCCTGGCCGCCGTGCCGGAGTTCGGCAGGTCGGTGCTGGGACTCGCGGACCTGCCGGACGGGCCCGCGCCGACCGGGTTCGACGAGGCGGTGGAACTGCTCAGGCAGCCCGGCTGGAACGCGCAGACCACCGCCGAGTACCGGGTCTTCCTGGAGGTGTTCTGGGCGAACTGCCGGGCGCTGGCGAAGTACCGGGCGGGCGGCAGCCGGCTGCGCGTCCCGGCGACGCTGGTGCGGGCGGCCTCGCCGGAGCCGCCGGAGGTGTTCACCCGGCTCGGCGTGCGCGCCGAGACCGCCGACCGCTGGCCGCAGCGCTTCGACCGTCCGCCGCGCACCGTCCTGGTGCCCGGCGACCACTACACGATGGTGCACCACCCGGAGCACCGCCGCGCCCTCGCGGCAGCCCTGGACGAGGCGCTCTCGACCAGGAGTTGA